A genomic stretch from Argiope bruennichi chromosome 2, qqArgBrue1.1, whole genome shotgun sequence includes:
- the LOC129961784 gene encoding uncharacterized protein LOC129961784, whose product MLNNSDGNSGLPVGLSSIHCPNITKLLNAYLSSLSSNENITLSISDVTSQTPDPALQMAQEISQRNAVIYIVVVLFFYSFGIGIMMIKYMRKEAEEQEEFKMYRRYMSDTCDNFSSTTSRGRLANRLALQALNMVNAIPQTSQAGSKVTFV is encoded by the exons ATGCTAAACAATAGTGATGGGAATAGTGGTCTGCCAGTTGGCCTTAGCAGTATCCATTGTCCGAACATCACGAAGCTACTAAATGCTTACTTGTCATCACTGTCGTCCAACGAAAACATAACGCTGTCCATCAGTGATGTCac gTCTCAAACGCCAGATCCAGCCCTACAGATGGCACAAGAAATATCACAGCGGAATGCAGTGATATATATTGTAGTGGTTCtgtttttttattcctttggCATTGGAATTATGATGATCAAATACATGCGAAAAGAAGCTGAAGAACAGGAGGAATTCAAGATGTACCGCCGTTATATGAGTGATACATGCGACAACTTCTCAAGTACTACAAGCAGAGGCAGACTAGCCAATCGCTTGGCTTTGCAAGCTCTCAATATGGTCAATGCCATCCCACAAACTAGTCAAGCCGGAAGCAAAGTGACGTTTGTGTAG